Genomic segment of Atribacterota bacterium:
TGTATTAACAGAAGGTGCTTTCTTGCCAAAAATAAAGGTAATAATTTTCAATAGTAATATGCCAAGTGGTCTTGCTGCCATTTTTAATACCTCATAACCTGTTTGTGCTGCAGAGGTCATTTGAGGTAAAAAGAATAATACAATCCAGCTGCCAAAGAGCAGCACTACCAGAATAAAAGTTAGAATAAGGCTTATTCTGCTGATCTTGCCGGAGTGTTTTGTTTTTGAACTGCTTATATTTTTTGCAATTGCAATAGCGAACATACTAAAAAGAAAATAATAAATTATTAAAAGACTTGAATAAGGTAATGACATATTTGTAGCACCCAAAATAATAAAAGTGATAACAAGTACAACTATTCCCATGTCAAAACCTGAGGTAATCTGCAGATAATCATTGGAACGATGAGCTGCTTTGTAACCATATCTCCAATAAATCGAAAACCAGAAGATAATTATAAGATAAACATAGCCGCTAACACTACCATATTCTTTATTCAGTATTAATCCTAACCACTTAAAACTTAAAAAAGACCCTGTCCAGTTTCCATAGAAATAAAAAGTATAAAGCAGAATTAAAAGATAGAAAAAAATATGGATAATAACATATTCAAAAATTCTCTTTCCTCTTCCC
This window contains:
- a CDS encoding DUF4129 domain-containing protein encodes the protein GRGKRIFEYVIIHIFFYLLILLYTFYFYGNWTGSFLSFKWLGLILNKEYGSVSGYVYLIIIFWFSIYWRYGYKAAHRSNDYLQITSGFDMGIVVLVITFIILGATNMSLPYSSLLIIYYFLFSMFAIAIAKNISSSKTKHSGKISRISLILTFILVVLLFGSWIVLFFLPQMTSAAQTGYEVLKMAARPLGILLLKIITFIFGKKAPSVNTDPAYSTGPEMAVIEETEPGWLSQLFRLILSWGAIIVFSIIAIIIIGLLIRSLWNWFSVRTELDKEKRGFFEEILLWLKYLFSLAKKILSRLSIIIKKTISKEHNIFILFNKLCNWGQNSGIPKVNSKTPREYAKKISYFFPNNQQDIDLIVELFNQEIFGNKTINKEQLEKAKKAWARISSPSNWLLRIKVKIYYARKIRTQTATS